A genomic segment from Montipora foliosa isolate CH-2021 chromosome 9, ASM3666993v2, whole genome shotgun sequence encodes:
- the LOC137970762 gene encoding uncharacterized protein produces MSSIITSLLKATLGFLVDKARDRAVEKLKDGDVVDQKIREIIAREIEDVKSKLDALSRKDLLAAIDAFETGVGYLYKAMDLQTDAATKARQRTDEAQLKEAVSLTTSPAPVDSIVLAAGIRNMELTEFIGEARRALSEGKERFKMAREEATKAFNNESLSTLDRITAIRYRVMAAILKSAVEILGAASELSSLSVKIALKGALPECEQCLRKLHSLPDVKNNFKVELKKGLLNIRGRFKKEDRREIIAAVWQVNLAINDVLQATGENIDICYYPTIDIEDETIDPQRDGRVAEVLQKLGIDHKGIVWSFGEDGEDDHKLKNAKGIAINADGEFILVDDDKSVKVFDNNGKFIYKFYPHVRQTGYTGTELLAVATDENNNTYVLVRDQIGRNRLEVQVFNGAELGMKFHVYLGEEWVTKLRVVNGKVLALAGVVVGVYDLNGRYERSFGRGILSVACDIAVGPGGQIFVLNELDCIVFNEDGVKKHEFTVSRGLKELPCGLAVHPLGEFVFLVGVDIDTRRSLTVQMYTEDGEFYRKITLRENVLFYPEPPLVAINKEGRLAVTCKLEGVNAMVIVL; encoded by the coding sequence ATGTCATCGATAATAACATCGTTACTTAAGGCGACCTTAGGCTTCTTGGTCGACAAGGCCAGAGATCGGGCAGTGGAAAAGTTGAAAGATGGCGATGTGGTTGatcagaaaattcgagagaTAATCGCGCGAGAAATCGAAGACGTCAAGTCAAAACTGGATGCGTTATCAAGAAAGGATCTCCTGGCAGCAATAGACGCATTTGAAACAGGCGTTGGTTATCTGTACAAAGCAATGGACTTACAGACTGATGCAGCAACAAAGGCAAGACAGAGAACAGACGAAGCGCAGTTAAAAGAGGCAGTGAGCTTGACTACTTCACCCGCTCCTGTCGACTCAATAGTTCTCGCTGCCGGAATAAGAAATATGGAGCTGACGGAATTTATAGGAGAAGCCAGGAGAGCGCTAtctgaaggaaaagaaagaTTCAAAATGGCTCGTGAAGAAGCAACCAAAGCCTTCAACAATGAATCTCTCAGTACGCTTGACCGCATTACAGCTATTCGGTATCGAGTGATGGCGGCAATCCTAAAGTCAGCTGTAGAAATCCTGGGGGCCGCGAGCGAGTTGTCATCTTTATCGGTGAAGATTGCCCTGAAAGGTGCATTACCGGAGTGCGAACAATGTCTTCGGAAACTCCACTCTCTGCCAGATGTTAAGAACAACTTTAAAGTGGAGCTGAAGAAAGGTCTACTGAACATCAGAGGTCGATTTAAAAAGGAAGATCGAAGAGAAATTATTGCAGCCGTTTGGCAGGTGAATCTCGCAATTAACGATGTCCTGCAAGCAACTGGTGAAAACATAGATATTTGCTACTATCCCACTATTGACATCGAAGATGAGACAATCGATCCACAAAGGGATGGACGTGTTGCGGAGGTTTTACAAAAACTTGGCATTGATCATAAAGGTATTGTATGGTCATTTGGCGAGGACGGCGAAGATGATCACAAGCTGAAGAACGCCAAAGGAATTGCAATAAACGCAGATGGAGAATTTATTTTAGTAGACGATGATAAAAGCGTCAAGGTTTTTGATAACAATGGAAAATTTATTTACAAGTTTTATCCACATGTAAGGCAAACTGGTTACACTGGAACAGAGTTGCTTGCTGTAGCTACTGATGAGAACAACAATACCTACGTTCTGGTTCGAGATCAGATTGGTAGGAATAGACTGGAAGTTCAAGTTTTCAACGGAGCTGAGCTGGGCATGAAGTTTCATGTATACTTGGGGGAAGAATGGGTAACAAAACTGAGAGTAGTTAATGGCAAAGTGCTGGCATTAGCAGGAGTTGTGGTCGGTGTGTATGACCTTAATGGAAGATATGAGCGTAGCTTTGGAAGAGGGATACTAAGTGTTGCATGTGACATCGCTGTCGGACCTGGTGGACAGATCTTTGTGCTGAACGAACTTGACTGCATCGTATTCAACGAGGATGGTGTAAAAAAGCACGAGTTCACAGTCAGCCGGGGGCTCAAGGAGTTGCCATGTGGTTTGGCTGTTCATCCATTGGGTGAATTTGTCTTTCTCGTGGGAGTTGATATTGATACTCGGCGAAGCCTGACAGTGCAAATGTACACTGAAGATGGCGAGTTTTATCGAAAAATTACACTTCGTGAAAATGTATTATTCTACCCTGAACCACCTTTAGTT